From the genome of Eucalyptus grandis isolate ANBG69807.140 chromosome 2, ASM1654582v1, whole genome shotgun sequence, one region includes:
- the LOC104429167 gene encoding DEAD-box ATP-dependent RNA helicase 50-like → MLSIFLDEVDILCNDEEFEAAFQCIINSSPVTTQYLFGTVTLLVDIYNKIVEIPPDCEVIMRPGIHWTSPHLAEFLIDCSREEDSEKTPDTAFLNKKSAFIQLAEESLVTKGIVFCNRFETCRKVENALKCIDRKGADTQVLPFHAAVSQELRQANVKEFAASPTKDVSLFLVCTDMYV, encoded by the exons ATGCTCAGCATATTTTTGGATGAGGTGGATATTCTCTGCAATGATGAGGAGTTTGAAGCAGCGTTTCAATGCATAATCAATTCTTCACCTGTCACCACCCAGTATCTGTTTGGTACGGTCACATTACTGGTAGATATATATAACAAAATAGTTGAAATTCCTCCCGACTGTGAAGTGATCATGAGACCTGGCATTCATTGGACAAGCCCTCACCTCGCAGAG TTTCTCATAGATTGTAGTAGAGAGGAAGACAGTGAAAAGACTCCAGATACTGCATTCCTGAATAAGAAGTCTGCTTTTATTCAGCTTGCGGAAGAAAGCCTGGTAACCAAAGGGATTGTTTTCTGTAACAG ATTTGAGACATGTCGAAAAGTTGAAAATGCATTGAAGTGCATTGACAGAAAAGGCGCTGATACACAAGTTCTACCTTTTCATGCTGCTGTTTCACAAGAGTTGCGGCAGGCCAATGTGAAAGAGTTTGCTGCTTCTCCAACTAAAGATGTCTCCTTGTTTTTGGTTTGCACCGACATGTATGTATAG
- the LOC120290895 gene encoding LOW QUALITY PROTEIN: DEAD-box ATP-dependent RNA helicase 50-like (The sequence of the model RefSeq protein was modified relative to this genomic sequence to represent the inferred CDS: deleted 3 bases in 2 codons), whose translation MEPNKHGISATRVVGTGHSVRSSNADFRGWGRGLSVDDFRSESKDLNLHRKVSSNGDFYSQKSFEDLGCSDYMIESLRKQQFLHPSHIQAMAFKPVIDGKTCIIADQSGSGKTMAYLAPVVQRLRQEELQGLSKSLSQSPRVVILVPTAELASQVLSNCRSISKFGAPFRSMVATGGFRQKTQLENIEEGVDVLIATPRRFIFLVKEGFLKLKDLRCMILDEVDILCKDEEFEAAFQSIINSSPVATQYLFVTATLPVDIYNKIVEILPDCEVIMGPGIHRTSPRLEEFLVDCSGEEGSEKTPDTAFLNKKSALIQLAEESPVTKTIVFCNKIETCRKVENALKCIDRKGTRTRVLPFNAAVSQELRQANMKEFAASPSKDVSLFLVCTDRASRGIDFTAVDHVILFDFPRDPSEYVRRVGRTARGAGGTGKAFVFAVGKQVSLARRIMERNQKGHPLHDVPSAYELMSEMFMH comes from the exons ATGGAACCCAATAAACACGGCATATCTGCCACCAGAGTAGTTGGAACAGGGCATTCAGTTCGTAGTTCTAATGCAGATTTCAGAGGATGGGGCAGGGGCTTGTCCGTGGATGACTTTAGATCTGAGTCAAAAGATCTAAATTTGCATAGGAAAGTTTCCTCCAATGGTGACTTCTATAGTCAAAAgtcctttgaagatttgggtTGTAGTGAC TATATGATTGAATCTCTGAGGAAGCAGCAGTTTCTGCACCCCTCACATATTCAG GCAATGGCATTCAAACCTGTAATTGACGGAAAGACTTGTATTATAGCTGATCAGAGTGGCTCGGGAAAAACTATGGCTTATCTTGCACCAGTAGTCCAACGTCTCAGACAAGAAGAACTGCAAGGACTTAGCAAATCCTTGTCACAAAGCCCTCGAGTTGTCATTTTGGTGCCAACTGCTGAGTTAGCTTCTCAG GTTTTGAGTAACTGCCGATCCATATCAAAGTTTGGGGCTCCATTCCGGTCTATGGTTGCCACGGGTGGTTTCAGGCAGAAAACACAGCTGGAAAATATAGAAGAAGGTGTTGATGTCCTAATAGCCACTCCTCGTCGCTTTATTTTTCTCGTTAAAGAAGGCtttttgaagttgaaggatCTTAGATG CATGATTTTGGACGAGGTGGATATTCTCTGCAAAGATGAGGAGTTTGAAGCAGCTTTTCAAAGCATAATCAATTCTTCACCTGTCGCCACACAGTATCTGTTTGTGACAGCCACATTGCCGGTAGATATATATAACAAAATAGTTGAAATTCTCCCTGACTGTGAAGTGATCATGGGACCTGGCATTCATCGGACAAGCCCTCGCCTCGAAGAG TTTCTTGTAGATTGTAGTGGAGAGGAAGGCAGTGAGAAGACTCCAGATACTGCATTCCTGAATAAGAAGTCTGCTCTTATTCAGCTTGCG GAAGAAAGCCCGGTAACCAAAACAATTGTATTCTGTAACAAG ATTGAGACATGTCGAAAAGTTGAAAATGCATTGAAGTGCATTGACAGAAAAGGCACTCGTACAAGAGTTCTACCTTTTAATGCTGCTGTTTCACAAGAGTTGCGGCAGGCAAATATGAAAGAGTTTGCTGCTTCTCCATCTAAAGATGTCTCCTTGTTTTTGGTTTGCACCGACAG GGCGTCACGAGGAATCGACTTTACCGCAGTGGATCATGTTATTCTCTTTGACTTCCCACGCGATCCAAGCGAATATGTCCGCCGTGTTGGAAGAACAGCGAGAGGGGCTGGAGGGACAGGCAAAGCGTTTGTCTTTGCAGTTGGGAAGCAAGTTTCCCTGGCAAGAAGGATAATGGAGAGAAACCAGAAAGGCCATCCCTTGCATGATGTGCCCTCTGCTTATGAGTTGATGAGTGAGATGTTCATGCACTGA
- the LOC120290704 gene encoding insulinoma-associated protein 1-like: MEVEAGATVTFSENAYRIRRYQAPSRLTLNDDRIRGRKSPTAALRASTPHPSPPPLPPPPAPSRTLSPSVPVPSPPGPSALAAAAAFPAAGPLIDDETGERFIVWGGSDDPVDSPAPPEDVLRWKPARKSGGGGGGSSGGDASLRIESLVMWMIG; the protein is encoded by the exons ATGGAGGTGGAGGCCGGAGCCACCGTCACCTTCTCGGAGAACGCGTATCGAATCCGGAGATATCAAGCTCCGTCCAGGCTGACTTTGAACGATGACCGGATCCGTGGACGAAAATCGCCGACCGCTGCTCTTCGAG CCTCAACTCCACACCCTTCACCTCCACCTCTACCTCCACCTCCAGCTCCGTCGCGTACCCTTTCTCCTTCCGTCCCCGTCCCCTCGCCTCCCGGGCCCTCggcgctcgccgccgccgccgccttcccGGCGGCGGGACCC CTGATCGACGACGAGACGGGCGAGCGTTTCATCGTCTGGGGCGGCAGCGACGACCCGGTCGACTCCCCGGCTCCGCCCGAGGACGTCCTCCGGTGGAAGCCCGCGAGGaagagcggcggcggcggcggcggttctAGTGGAGGTGATGCTTCGCTGCGAATTGAGTCTTTGGTCATGTGGATGATTGGGTAG